The genome window CTTCTTCTGTAATTTCACTACCATGAGGATGATCAGAAATAGCGTGAACAGAACTTGTATACACTAATTTTGGAATTTTTAACTCAACACATACTTTCCCAACATTTTTGGTACCTTCTATATTAACAGTAGCTAGTTCAGGATCAATACCCGGGAAAATAGAAATAATAGCTGCTAAATGATAAACAACTTCCATATCTAAAAAAGCTTTTCGTAAATCTTCAATATTACGGATATCCCCGTATACTTTTTCCACATTTAAACCATCGAGAGGAAGTTCTGTTGATCCAGGACGAATTAAAACACGAACTTGTTCTCCTTGTTTTAATAATTCGCGAACGAGAACATTTCCAATATGTCCTGTTGCTCCAGTAACAATAACCATATAAAACTCCTATTTTATAGATCTATTAATAGAATAACCTATCTGAATATTATAACAATAGGTAATAACAATTGTCAATATATAATAATTTTAGTATATTTGATAAAACTTGCAAAAACATCAAATTTCTTTTATAATAAATATTAAATATGGAAGGAGGGTAATAATATGAAAAATAATAAAATATTTTTGTTTTTTATTTGTATATTAATCACTTCCACACAATTATTTACACAAGAATCTACTACTAAAGAACAGAAAATAAAACAAGAATTAAATGAAATAATTTTACCAGAATTACCACCAGAAAATGAATTGGCAATGTCTAAAAAAGATGTTCCTGTTCCTGTTGCTTTAAATATTGATTCTAGTGAAGTAATAAAAGAAGAACGAGTCATTCCAAATGATGGAATACCTTATTTTACACTTTCAGCTGGTTTAGCCCCTTTTCAAGTAAGTATAGGTATTCTAAAATACTTTATTCCTGAATGGTGGGGACAGTTAGATATTGATCTAACATTTTTACCTAATATTCCTGTTCCTGATTATTATAAAGCAGCTAAGTTTTATAAACCATATGTCGCTTTTAAAGTAATAACAGGTTATGCTTTTTATACTTATAGAAAATTTGAACTATCACTTATAGCACAAGTACAATTTGCGTTTATTAGCTCTGATGATATTCCTATTTTACCATCTTTAGGTATGAGATTTATTATTGATTTTTTTTATTTAGATGTTGGTGTTACCTATGCTTTTGTGGCTGGTGGAGTTGAATTCCCTATCTTTACTGGATGGTATCCAGCCATTACCGTAGGTTTTAGATTTTAAAAAATTTATAATAATAACTATTAAATATTGGGAGTATATATGTTTGATTCTATTATTTTTACTAATGCTTTATGGGTCTTTAGTTTATCATCTATTATTGTTTTTTGTGTATTAATATTTGGTAAGCTTTTTGCTCCCTATGGAAAAATGACCTCTAATGTTTGGGGATCTGTCATGATACCGGCTCGCTTAGGCTGGATTATTATGGAATCACCAACATCAATTTTATTTGTTGTATTTTTATTACTATGTGATCATTTAAATAATGGTTTGATAGTACTTTTTTTTGTATGGCAGTTTCATTATTTTTATAGAAGTTTTATCTTTCCATTTTTAACACGACATAGTAAGCCTATGCCTATTTTGATGATGATTTCAGGGATGTCTTTTCAATTAATTAATATTTATTTTCAAGCAGGATGGCTTTTTTTTGTTGCTCCTAAAGATATGTACGGAGGTGATTATTTACAATCACCTCAGTTTATTATAGGCTTTGTTATATTTTTAATAGGTTCATTTATTAATAGGCAGGCAGATTATATTTTAAAGAATCTTAGAAATCCTGGTGAAACTGAATACAAAATACCTTATGGTGGACTATATCGTTTTATTTCTTGTCCTAATTATTTAGGAGAAATTATAATATGGCTTGGTTGGGCAATTTTACTCAAATCATGGGTAGGTGTATCATTTTTTATGTGGACTGTAGCAAATCTAGTGCCAAGAGCTTTAACAAGTCATAAATGGTATAAAGAAAATTTTACTAATTATCCCTCTGAAAGAAAAGCGATAATTCCTGGAATTTTATAATAATAAAATAGAACAAAAAAAAAGAAAGTATATACTGTATATACTTTCTTTTTTTTTGTTCTATTTTATTTGATAATTCTCTCTATAGCTGATCTATATCAATCAAATATAAACCTTCAAATCCACCTAATAATATCAAATTATTTTGTTGTGCTAGTAGCTGTATGGGAGGATTATCTATAAATTCTTCTGAATAAATCATTTTTTTCAATTGTAAATCAGGTTTTTGAGTGATAATAAATAATGTACCTTTTATACCATCTATGTGTACTAAAATATCATCATTTCCTGCTAGTGGTATTCCAATTTTACTTGTATATTTGTTGGGACTAAATTCTATTTGTTTAATAGAAGTAAGTGTTTCATCAATTTTATATATAGTACCTATTTGATGTTGTCGTAACCAAATACTTGTACCTGTTACACTTAATATATTATTAGTAAAATAATCACTTTTGGAAAATAAAGTGTCATTACTATAAACTTGTATATCTTTACTTGTTGGGATAAATAAAAGCTCATCCTTAACGACTGGTTGGCGAATCACAAAATCGGATTCTGATGCTCCAAAAACAAGAGTCCTGTTTGCTTTACTTATGGGATTAAATGATTGTACAAAATTATTTAAAAATCCTAAAATAAAACTATCTTTGTATTGAATAGGTAAAGTTTTGGGAGATGAATTGAATGTTTCTACAATATTTCGTTCTAGAGTTTTTTTGTGAAATGATATTAATTGAGGACCAAGAAAAACATAAATAAGATCTTTGAATAAAATAGAATGTCTAGGTAATAATTCTGTAAACTGAAAAGCAGATTTTTTTCTAACATCATATCCAAAATTTTTTATCATCTCTCCTGTATCTGTGTTGATACGAATGAGAGCATCTGTAATAATAACTACTATTTCATTACTTTCTGTTCTATATATTTTTGCTTCAGAAAAAGGATTTTCAGCAGCTAAGCCTTTTTTCCATAATTCTTTGCCCTTTAGATCTAAAGCAATTAAATTATAAGCATTCAATACAATGATTTTATCTTCTAAAAGAATTCCACTACGCCAAAATTGTCCAGATCGAGGAGAAGGTGCGGTTTCGTCCATTGTATAACGCCATTTAAATCCTTGAGGAAGATTATTCATTCTTGTTTCGGTGTAAGATATATTAGAAAGTAAGAGAAAAAGGAGTAATAAAAACATTAGAGACCTATTTTTTTTTATTTTTGTTCTTTTTAATTTTAGGAGTACTAAAATCTCCTAAACTAGGAATTTGTTGTTCAGGTTTTATATCCAAACGACTTAAAATACTTAAAATATCTAATTGTAATTTTTCTTTTAATTCTCTAAAGGCAATAGAGGCACTCATTTTGTACTCAACAATAGGACTTTTTTGAGCATAGCCTTGTAAGCCAATACCATTTCTTAAAATATCAATATTATGTAAATGCTCTTTCCATAAATTATCTAAAGTTCGTAATGATATAAAACGAATAGCTTGATGCACTACAGAAGTAGGAGAATCAGTAAAACGATCCAATACTTGATAACGAATAATTTGAATTAATTCTTCTTTGTTGGGAGCTTGTTCAAAATGATGTTCTATAGTAAAATGTTGATTCAACCAAGTTTCTAAGGCTAATAAATCCCAAGATTCTGATCTTCCTATTTTTTCACCACGATTGTCTGCATAAATATCAAGGGAATCAGAAATTATTTGTTCAATATTATTATTTTCGTGATCTGTATCAAGTATTTTATCTCTAAGAGTATAAATATAATTACGCTGTTCATTCATTACACCATCATATTCAAGAATATTTTTACGAATATCAAAATGAAAGTTTTCTAAGCGTTTTTGGGACATTTCAATAACACGAGAGAACATTTTATCTTGTATTTCATCATCTTCAGAGAAGCCCATTTTTTGCATGAGTTCTTTGTGTTGAGATACATTCACAGCTTTCATGAGAGGATCATCGCAAGATACATAAAAGATAGAAGCACCCGGATCACCTTGACGACCAGATCGTCCTCTTAATTGATTATCAATACGACGAGCTTCATGACGCTCAGCCCCGAGTACTAATAATCCTCCAATTTCACGAACACCTTCACCAAGTTTGATATCTGTCCCGCGTCCTGCCATATTAGTTGCAATTGTTATAGCGTTTTTCTTACCGGCATCTTGTACGATTTTTGCTTCTTGAGCATGATATTTGGCATTAAGTACAGAATGAGAAATTTTTTCTTTTTTTAGTAATTTGGATAATTCTTCAGAAGATTCTACAGAACCTGTTCCCACGAGGATAGGTTGACCTGTAGCATGAATTTTTTTAATATCATGGACAAGAGCTTTGTATTTACTTTCTTTAGAAAGATACATTTTATCTTGATGATCAACACGAGTAATAGGTTTGTTAGTAGGGATTATAATAACATCTGTTTTATAAATAGAATATAGCTCTGAAGCCTCTGTTTCAGCTGTACCTGTCATGCCTGATAATTTTTCATACATACGAAATAAATTTTGAAAAGTAATTGATGCAAGAGTTTGAAATTCTTGTTTAATTTTTAGATTTTCTTTTGCTTCAATAGATTGATGGATACCATCAGACCAGCGTCTACCTGCCATTTTACGCCCTGTAAATTCATCAATAATGACGATTTCACCTTGCTCGATAATATATTCTATTTCACGAAAATATAGATGATGTGCTTTAATACCTGCTAATACAAAATGAATATATTTACTATTTTCTGGAGAATACAAATCATCAATTTTTAATAATTGTTCTATATGATGTGCACCTTGTTCTGTTAATGTCACACTTTTTTCTTTGAGAAAAAGCCCAAAATCTCCACTACCTTCAATAACTTCTTCTTTGTCATTCAACTCAGCTTTAGTTAATTTTGGAATAATTTGATTGACTTGATAATAAAGATCGGTTTTTTCTTCAGAAGGACCTGAAATAATAAGAGGAGTACGAGCTTCATCGATCAGAATAGAGTCAGCTTCATCTACAATAGCAAAGTTTAAAGGGCGTTGAGTTTTTTCATATAATTCAAAAATCATATTATCTCTTAAATAATCAAATCCAAGTTCGTTGTTTGTAATATAAGTAATATCACAGGCATAAGCTTCTTTTCGAGAAACAGGTACTAATTCTGTTTCAAAATCTTTTCCAGTAAATTGTACTCTAAAACTTATTTGATCTTGATTTATAATACCAACACTTAAATTAAGGAATAGATATATAGGAGCCATCCATTGTGCATCACGCTTGGCAAGATAATCGTTGACAGTCACTAGGTGAACACCTTTATTAGAAAAAGCATTGAGAGAAATAGCTAATGTTGCCATGAGTGTTTTGCCCTCACCTGTTTTCATTTCAGCAATATTACCTTCATGAAGTGCTATACCACCAAACAATTGTACATCAAAATGACGCATACCAAGAGTTCGTTGAGAAACTTCACGAATAACGGCAAATGCTTCAGGGAGAATATCATCTAATGTTTCACCCGCAAGTAATTGATTTTTGAAATAAGTGCCCTTTTCAGCAAGTTCTTCGTTAGATAGAGATGTAATCTTTGCTTCAAATTCGTTAATTTGATCTACACGACCTTTGATTTTTTTTAAATCACGATCTTGCTTTGTTCCAAAAAATAGTTCTAAAATTTTAGTTAATATAAACATAGATAATCCTTAGTAAATAATTTTCATAGTTCTTTAGTATAAAACTATCTACAAAAAAAATCAAATTAATCATAGTATATATATAGTATAGATACGAGATACTATTAGGTATAAATTTTTTTAGTATTTTTAGTAATTGAAATATATTAAATATTATGGTATAATATTTTGTATCTTATTTAATAGTACAAATGGAGTTTAATAATGGTTATTATTTATTTATTAATTTTATTTAGTAGTTTTTCGTTACCAATATTTTCGCAAGAACAAATAAATAAAAACAAAGATTTAACTACAAGAGTTGGATTAATTTCGAGTTTTTGGTATGAACCAGCTAATAGAGTAGGTCTTGAATTAGGCAATGATTGGGAATTTATGAATAATAAAGGGCATGGAGTAGCAGTAACTTTTCCTCAATTTAATGTGTTTTATTTTCCTAATAATTATATAGCTTTTTCTTTGTATCCGACCATATCATATCGTTTTGTTCATCCTAAAAATGGTTTTTATACTTCATTAACTATGGGTGTTGGTTTGAATATACAATGGAAAACAGTACCTGTTTATAATATAGAAGGATATTTAATTAAAGATTCTGGGTTTTATAGAATGATAGCTGTTGCTCATTGGGATATTGGCTATGACTTTGAAATAAAATATAAAGCACCCGTGAGACTTTATACATCTATAGGATGGAATGGTATTGCACCAAATAATTTGGGTATTAATAGTCATATACTATTTCAAATAGGACTTAATATCAAATTATCAGATTTAAATAATATAAGGAAAGAAAAATGATTAAAAAAAAATATTTTATGATGTTATCTAGCTTATTAATGATTTTGTTTTTTACCCAATGTTCTCTAGCACCTAATGAAGAAGTCTTATATATGAAAACTGGAAATTCTTATTTTCCTATTTATGTGCGAGGTAATCCAAAGGCTGAAAATTATATTATATGGGTTCATGGTGGACCTGGTTCTTCAGGTTTGTATTATGGTGATATTCCAGAAGTAGCAGTTCTACAAAAAACCTATAGAGTAATCTATTGGGATCAACTTTCTTCTGGTGGTACGATTGGAAATCCAACGAAGAGTGATTTTACTATTTCTAATTTTGCAGAACATTTACAAGGTATCGTGAATATTGTAAAAAATCGTTATAAGCCTAAAAATTTATTTTTATTAGGGCATAGTTGGGGTGGTTTTTTATCAGCTTATTATTTAGTAGCAGAAGGTAATCAAAAAGTATCTCAACAAAGACAAAGTCAATTTAATGGATTTATTAATTTGAATGCTGTATTAGATGTACAGGAAACTCTGACTAATGGAGTTACTTTTGTAACCAACTACGCTAGTGATCAAATTGCAAAAGGAAATAATAAAAAATCTTGGCAAAAAATGATAAATTGGTATAAAGAGAAAAATGGTATTTTTAGAGGGCGAGATGTTACAGAACATTATAATAATGTGGATGCCGCTGGTGGGATGGTCATTCAAAAAAAACGAAGAGATGAAGTTGAAGCAGAACTTACCTTAAAAATGGTCTTTAGTTCTCCTTTTGAATTTTATAGTTATTATGATAATCAAAATAATATTAGGACTTATTTGAATATAGAAAATTGTTCTTTAGTACGGGATAATGAACCTAATGTTAATGCAATTACAATACCAACATTGATTATGGCAGGAAAAGAGGATAAAATAGCCTTTCTTACTGATACAAAACGCTGGCATAGTGTTCTAACTAATGGAAAAACAGATCCTGATAATAATTTTCCTTTGATTGAATATGATAATGCAGCACACGCTGTGTTTTTAGACGCCAAAGACAAATATATTCAAGATATACATGCCTTTATCAATAAGTTTAAATAATACGAAGATATCTCTTGACAGAGATCCGAAAGAATAATATAATAGGATATAATTTTTTTATAGAGTTGGTTTGAAATGACAATTTTTCCTATTTTTTTAAATGATAACATAATAAAGTGATTTTAATTTAATCCCTAATAGATATAAGTAAGTTTTTTTTATATCTATTAGGGATTTTTTATAAAGTACCATAGATAATATTATAGAATAAGATAATAATATACGAAGTAGGGAGTGATTATGAGATTTATTGGTTTAATAGGGATTGTGTTATTTATGGGCTTAGCGTATATATTTTCTAAAAATAGAAAAGCAATTAATTGGAAAACAATCGCTTGGGGTTTGGGATTACAAGTGTCATTTGCTATGACTATTCTAGGAGATGTTAATATATCTTTTATTACCGCTGGATTTTTATCATTATTAATTACAGTATATATAGCTATAATTCGGTTTATTCCTTGGTGTCAAAATAATCATCCTATACTATGGGTAAGAAAAACACCAAGTTTTATGATTGTTTTGATGTCTGTGATCAAAATATTTATTATTGGAATATCATTAGGTTATTTCTTTGGTAAAGAATCAGAAATTCTCCTTACTAATGTAATCAATATTATTTGGGGTGTTGTCATTTTGGTATGGGTTGCTCGTAAATTTAATAATTCAGCTTTATTACAAAAAACACCTATTAATTCTATTTTAGTATTATTAGCTATTAATATGAGTTTAGGTCTTTGTATTTCTATTGCTGAAACAACACTTGGTGCACGGGGTACTATTTCTCAGAATATTCAACAATTGTCCATAGGAGTTGGTAATTTTTTATCTATTCCTACTAATGCTGGAGCAAGTATGATCTTTGGACCTTTAGCAACAATTCAAGAACCTTGGTATTTTTTATTCTTTGTACAAGTATTACCAACAATCATCTTTTTTTCTGCATTGATTTCTGTACTGTATT of Spirochaetota bacterium contains these proteins:
- a CDS encoding DUF1295 domain-containing protein; the protein is MFDSIIFTNALWVFSLSSIIVFCVLIFGKLFAPYGKMTSNVWGSVMIPARLGWIIMESPTSILFVVFLLLCDHLNNGLIVLFFVWQFHYFYRSFIFPFLTRHSKPMPILMMISGMSFQLINIYFQAGWLFFVAPKDMYGGDYLQSPQFIIGFVIFLIGSFINRQADYILKNLRNPGETEYKIPYGGLYRFISCPNYLGEIIIWLGWAILLKSWVGVSFFMWTVANLVPRALTSHKWYKENFTNYPSERKAIIPGIL
- the secA gene encoding preprotein translocase subunit SecA, which produces MFILTKILELFFGTKQDRDLKKIKGRVDQINEFEAKITSLSNEELAEKGTYFKNQLLAGETLDDILPEAFAVIREVSQRTLGMRHFDVQLFGGIALHEGNIAEMKTGEGKTLMATLAISLNAFSNKGVHLVTVNDYLAKRDAQWMAPIYLFLNLSVGIINQDQISFRVQFTGKDFETELVPVSRKEAYACDITYITNNELGFDYLRDNMIFELYEKTQRPLNFAIVDEADSILIDEARTPLIISGPSEEKTDLYYQVNQIIPKLTKAELNDKEEVIEGSGDFGLFLKEKSVTLTEQGAHHIEQLLKIDDLYSPENSKYIHFVLAGIKAHHLYFREIEYIIEQGEIVIIDEFTGRKMAGRRWSDGIHQSIEAKENLKIKQEFQTLASITFQNLFRMYEKLSGMTGTAETEASELYSIYKTDVIIIPTNKPITRVDHQDKMYLSKESKYKALVHDIKKIHATGQPILVGTGSVESSEELSKLLKKEKISHSVLNAKYHAQEAKIVQDAGKKNAITIATNMAGRGTDIKLGEGVREIGGLLVLGAERHEARRIDNQLRGRSGRQGDPGASIFYVSCDDPLMKAVNVSQHKELMQKMGFSEDDEIQDKMFSRVIEMSQKRLENFHFDIRKNILEYDGVMNEQRNYIYTLRDKILDTDHENNNIEQIISDSLDIYADNRGEKIGRSESWDLLALETWLNQHFTIEHHFEQAPNKEELIQIIRYQVLDRFTDSPTSVVHQAIRFISLRTLDNLWKEHLHNIDILRNGIGLQGYAQKSPIVEYKMSASIAFRELKEKLQLDILSILSRLDIKPEQQIPSLGDFSTPKIKKNKNKKK
- a CDS encoding alpha/beta hydrolase, with protein sequence MIKKKYFMMLSSLLMILFFTQCSLAPNEEVLYMKTGNSYFPIYVRGNPKAENYIIWVHGGPGSSGLYYGDIPEVAVLQKTYRVIYWDQLSSGGTIGNPTKSDFTISNFAEHLQGIVNIVKNRYKPKNLFLLGHSWGGFLSAYYLVAEGNQKVSQQRQSQFNGFINLNAVLDVQETLTNGVTFVTNYASDQIAKGNNKKSWQKMINWYKEKNGIFRGRDVTEHYNNVDAAGGMVIQKKRRDEVEAELTLKMVFSSPFEFYSYYDNQNNIRTYLNIENCSLVRDNEPNVNAITIPTLIMAGKEDKIAFLTDTKRWHSVLTNGKTDPDNNFPLIEYDNAAHAVFLDAKDKYIQDIHAFINKFK